Proteins encoded within one genomic window of Paraglaciecola psychrophila 170:
- a CDS encoding TA system antitoxin ParD family protein — protein sequence MTKALNRTTPKQIEHWPKIGEMMEDKPELPYEFVKQVIIAKAEKEAGKQEEYTFGF from the coding sequence ATGACTAAAGCCCTAAATAGAACGACCCCAAAGCAAATTGAACATTGGCCTAAGATAGGTGAAATGATGGAAGATAAACCTGAGTTACCTTACGAATTTGTTAAACAAGTCATCATCGCAAAAGCGGAAAAAGAGGCTGGGAAGCAAGAGGAATATACTTTTGGTTTTTAA
- a CDS encoding type II toxin-antitoxin system RelE/ParE family toxin: MVFKIKVLQSPSFKKAVKKLRNDQKSDLDGAVKTLLESPSIDEQKKDDLSFMKVYKFKMAKQLTLLDYSCEDGALVLELMALGTHKNFQRDVKKLF, from the coding sequence TTGGTTTTTAAAATAAAAGTATTACAATCCCCAAGTTTTAAAAAAGCAGTAAAGAAACTGCGTAATGACCAAAAGTCTGATTTAGATGGTGCAGTCAAAACGTTATTGGAATCGCCATCTATCGATGAACAAAAGAAAGATGACCTTTCTTTTATGAAAGTGTACAAATTCAAGATGGCAAAACAACTCACTCTTCTTGATTACAGCTGCGAAGACGGAGCTTTAGTTCTCGAATTGATGGCTTTAGGAACACATAAAAATTTCCAAAGAGATGTTAAGAAATTATTTTGA
- a CDS encoding DUF2730 family protein, with the protein MKTLFFIAALAGAVYLIMQTPAGKAWLEESEPELSIQQTAQQEIKKVEQLSTQVAHSPKDKTLEDLEHKITEFAQRFNQTQQVQIDQLENRIAELENELVIGRIAKKQPLQTVPNSNVTVHPYQQPDADDAAQPLSQGYTVNTPTQDTSVATTDNQLQRIRQARLQDIAEKMEMSSLQALVN; encoded by the coding sequence ATGAAAACCCTATTTTTTATTGCCGCTTTAGCTGGTGCAGTCTATCTAATCATGCAAACGCCGGCAGGTAAGGCGTGGTTAGAAGAAAGCGAACCTGAGTTGAGCATTCAACAAACGGCCCAACAAGAAATTAAAAAAGTAGAACAACTCAGCACCCAAGTTGCCCACTCACCCAAAGACAAAACACTCGAAGACCTCGAACATAAAATAACTGAATTCGCCCAGCGCTTCAATCAAACACAACAAGTGCAAATTGACCAGCTAGAAAATCGCATTGCTGAGCTAGAGAATGAGCTAGTCATCGGGCGTATTGCAAAAAAACAACCGCTACAAACTGTACCTAATAGCAACGTGACTGTGCACCCCTACCAACAGCCAGATGCAGACGATGCTGCCCAGCCTTTATCTCAAGGTTATACTGTAAACACACCCACTCAAGATACATCAGTAGCAACCACAGATAACCAGTTGCAACGTATTCGTCAGGCTAGATTACAAGACATAGCAGAAAAAATGGAAATGTCTTCATTACAAGCTTTGGTTAACTGA
- a CDS encoding response regulator, translating into MMTKKRVLIVEDQAITAFDESEIMRELGYEVTGIAMSAEEAIIQSHRDLPDLILMDIKLSGDMNGLQATLIIQERDNIPVIYVTAYGDKTVSVSGKLPIPDGIGYIVKPFNKEELKNEVERVLSLSSSERL; encoded by the coding sequence ATGATGACCAAGAAACGTGTGCTTATCGTGGAAGACCAAGCCATAACTGCATTTGATGAATCGGAGATCATGCGTGAGCTTGGTTATGAGGTAACAGGTATCGCCATGTCCGCTGAGGAGGCGATTATACAGTCCCACAGAGATTTGCCAGACTTGATCTTAATGGATATTAAGTTGAGCGGTGATATGAATGGTCTACAGGCTACCTTAATAATCCAAGAAAGAGACAATATACCTGTCATTTATGTGACTGCTTATGGAGACAAAACGGTATCCGTATCCGGTAAACTTCCGATACCAGACGGCATCGGTTATATCGTTAAACCATTTAACAAAGAAGAATTAAAAAACGAGGTAGAGAGAGTGTTGAGTTTATCTTCATCAGAACGTTTGTGA
- a CDS encoding sensor histidine kinase, which produces METLVEVDKINIDIDTAIVCGQIFSELYSNCIKHAFPDERSGNIKVTMRRADKGRMELKVVDDGIGLPEDFNLHKSATLGMKLIGALTTQLNGEISIDGCCGTSVWITFEGKQ; this is translated from the coding sequence GTGGAGACTCTCGTCGAAGTGGATAAAATAAATATCGACATAGACACCGCGATTGTTTGTGGACAAATTTTCAGTGAATTGTACTCTAACTGTATCAAACACGCTTTCCCTGACGAACGTTCTGGAAACATTAAAGTCACTATGCGACGAGCTGATAAAGGAAGGATGGAATTGAAGGTTGTTGATGATGGTATTGGGCTTCCAGAGGACTTTAACCTTCATAAAAGCGCGACTCTAGGCATGAAATTGATAGGTGCATTGACAACACAACTTAATGGCGAAATTAGTATAGACGGTTGCTGTGGCACTTCGGTTTGGATTACTTTTGAGGGGAAACAATGA
- a CDS encoding histidine kinase dimerization/phosphoacceptor domain -containing protein, with protein sequence MYKTKNDELLLRISELGGQLKDAHIASEYATLQAETVANIAKKKEQALEAQIIVLETKLDRTRGINRDQLKNVESNYAELRATAEELETANQEYMATAEELDVANIDKGARAAELVIANKEKGARAAELAIANKKLIFDNDEKDARVAELVIANKEKDARAAELVIANKEKDARAAELVIAKEKLVSENEEKDARLAALDIANKEKDARAAELVIANKEKDAREAELVIAKEKLVAENKEKDARDAELVIANKELAYQNDEKEARAVELQSAGEKAKASLKEKEVLLKEIHHRPTNNLHIISSMSSLQARADPDVPSRKALEELSRPLSG encoded by the coding sequence ATGTATAAGACTAAAAATGATGAATTACTTCTTCGAATAAGCGAACTGGGTGGTCAGCTTAAAGATGCTCATATAGCCTCTGAATATGCTACTTTGCAAGCAGAAACTGTTGCCAACATTGCAAAGAAGAAAGAACAAGCATTAGAAGCACAAATTATAGTCTTAGAAACGAAATTGGATAGAACGAGAGGAATTAATCGAGATCAACTCAAAAATGTTGAATCCAACTACGCAGAACTTAGAGCCACTGCTGAGGAGTTAGAAACAGCTAATCAAGAATATATGGCTACTGCCGAAGAGTTAGACGTCGCCAATATAGATAAAGGTGCACGAGCAGCTGAGCTGGTCATTGCTAATAAAGAAAAAGGTGCACGAGCAGCTGAGCTAGCTATCGCTAACAAAAAACTCATATTTGATAACGACGAGAAAGATGCACGTGTGGCCGAGCTAGTCATCGCCAACAAAGAAAAAGATGCACGTGCTGCTGAGCTAGTCATCGCTAACAAAGAGAAAGATGCACGCGCAGCTGAGCTAGTCATAGCCAAAGAAAAACTCGTTTCTGAAAACGAAGAAAAAGATGCACGTTTGGCGGCGCTAGACATCGCCAACAAAGAAAAAGATGCACGTGCTGCTGAGTTAGTCATCGCTAACAAAGAAAAAGATGCACGCGAAGCTGAGCTAGTCATAGCCAAAGAAAAACTCGTCGCGGAAAACAAAGAAAAAGATGCACGTGACGCTGAACTGGTCATCGCGAACAAAGAGCTCGCCTACCAAAACGATGAAAAAGAAGCACGTGCGGTTGAACTACAAAGTGCTGGTGAAAAGGCCAAAGCTTCACTTAAAGAAAAAGAGGTACTGCTTAAAGAAATCCATCACCGACCTACCAATAACCTACACATAATTTCCAGCATGTCGTCACTACAGGCACGAGCCGACCCTGACGTACCCTCTCGAAAAGCGCTAGAAGAGTTGTCACGGCCCCTATCAGGTTAA